The Tautonia plasticadhaerens nucleotide sequence GAGTCCCCGGCAGTAGGGGCAGTCGTGCCGGCAGATCGGGGCCAGCAGGCGTTGCAGCGCCCGGCGGATCGACGGCAGCGTGATCACCGGACCTCGGCGCCCCCCCTTTTGCCCGGCCGGGGTCGACCCCGGCGGGCTCGCCGCTGCTCGAGTGCCAGGAAGCCGTAGGCCAGCATCACCAGGCAGGCGTGGTGGTGGAACCCGCGCCAGGAGCGGCCCTCGAAGTGGTCCAGCCCGAGTTCCTCCTTCATCTGCTGGTAGCCCTGCTCCACCGGCCAGCGGCTCCGCCACAGCCGCACTGCCCGCAGGCGGCTGGTGCCCGCCGGCAGGTCGCTGAAGGCGTACTTGAGCTTGCCGTCGGCCTGCTCCTCGATCAGCAGCCAGAGCGGCTCCTCGCCGGCACAGTCGCCGGTGGCCCAGCCGTGCCCCGGCCAGACCCGCAGCCAGGCGAAGCGGCCCGACATCGGGCCCTTCGTCCCTTCGCGCCAGGTGACCTTCCGCCGCGGCGTCCGCGAGGCCAGCTCCCTCAGGCTGACCGGCCGGGGGGATCCCTCGGCCAGGCGGGGCCGCTTCTGCGGGCGGCCGCCCGTCGCGGCCGTCGGCTCGATCCACCGGGGCTCCTCGGTGAAGACCACCAACTCGTCGGTGACGCCGACGATATAGTGCAGGCCACGCTCGGCCAGGCCGGCGCGGGACGGCCCGGAGACGCCGTAGCCGGCGTCGGCCAGCACCAGCTGCCCCGGCAGCCCCTCGCCACGGACCCGGTCCAGCAGCTCCAAGGCGATCTGCCCCTTGGTCAGCATCCGCCGCTCCGGCTCGGGCACGCCCGCCCGGTCGAGGCGCGCCTCGTCCCCCAGCCAGCTCTCCGGCAGGTACAGCCGCAGGTCGAGCGGGCAGTGCCCCTTCGGGCTGACGTAGTGCACCGAGACGGCGCACTGGCAGTTGGCCTTCTTGCCCAGCGCGCCGCAGTGCTGACGCTGCACCCCGACGGAGTGCTTGCCCTGCTTGGGGAAGGTCGTGTCGTCGATGACGAAGATGCCGGCCGGGTCGGCGAAGCACTCGGCCATGACGGCCCTGTAGCGCTTCCAGGCCGCCTGCTCGTCCCAGGGGCTCTGGCTGACGAACTGCTGCAGCGCCTGCTCGGGGTCCTTGACGGCCAGCTCGGGCGGCAGGGGGACGCGTCGGGAGAGCGGCTCGATGCTCTTGCGCTCGCCGTCGGTGATCAGGCCGCGGAGATAGACCGGGCACCAGCGGGCGGGCCGATCGAGGGCGAAGGCGTCGCGGAAGCGGGCGGCGTAGGCGTCGAGGCGTGAGAGGGCCTCGGGGTCGAGTTCGGGGGTGTAGGTCTTGCTCATACCACCTGGTACGAACAAGACCCCGGGGCTGGTTCGTAGTGGCTAACGGAGTAGTACTAAAGCCGCTCCTCGGCGAAGCCAGGGGCCTTCGATGCGAACCGTGCCGTCGGTTCGGACTAGTAAAACCTCCATGCCGCGCCGCATCGCTCAAAATGAGAGCGCAGTCCCCCGGAGTACCGGAGGTCTCCAGCAAGATTTTCGATTCTGAAAGCCTGCTGTGGTCCGGTGTTCCGGAGGAGACGAGGCGCGGGGTGCGACCCTTCCCGGCAGCCGCCGCTCGCGGTGCCAACCTCAATCCTCAATCCTCCGGAGGTCCGGAATAGCCGAAGCCGCGCATCGAGACCTCCGGAGTACCGGGAGACCGGATAAAACGCGACATGGTGGGGTTCTCCGGAGCACCGGAACTCCGGGAGACAGGACGAACGAAGCAATCTGGTCGACCCTCGCTTGTCCCCCGGAGCTCCGGAACCCCGGCACACACCGCTCTCCAACGCGTCCTTGGATACCCCGGAGGTCCGGAGGACCGGGTTCGGCGATGGCACTTGAGTATTCCGGCGCTCCGGT carries:
- a CDS encoding IS701 family transposase is translated as MSKTYTPELDPEALSRLDAYAARFRDAFALDRPARWCPVYLRGLITDGERKSIEPLSRRVPLPPELAVKDPEQALQQFVSQSPWDEQAAWKRYRAVMAECFADPAGIFVIDDTTFPKQGKHSVGVQRQHCGALGKKANCQCAVSVHYVSPKGHCPLDLRLYLPESWLGDEARLDRAGVPEPERRMLTKGQIALELLDRVRGEGLPGQLVLADAGYGVSGPSRAGLAERGLHYIVGVTDELVVFTEEPRWIEPTAATGGRPQKRPRLAEGSPRPVSLRELASRTPRRKVTWREGTKGPMSGRFAWLRVWPGHGWATGDCAGEEPLWLLIEEQADGKLKYAFSDLPAGTSRLRAVRLWRSRWPVEQGYQQMKEELGLDHFEGRSWRGFHHHACLVMLAYGFLALEQRRARRGRPRPGKRGGAEVR